The following coding sequences lie in one Cydia pomonella isolate Wapato2018A unplaced genomic scaffold, ilCydPomo1 PGA_scaffold_208, whole genome shotgun sequence genomic window:
- the LOC133533874 gene encoding luciferin 4-monooxygenase-like isoform X1, with amino-acid sequence MAVSIHNNIVYGPEERQIPAHLSYPQFLFDQLKKGEDKVAILCGETGNSVTYKDILQQSVNLAVSLQKLGLKKGEVVALCSENRFEFPVAALATMYCGAVLCTLNVTYSPGEITHILKITKPKIIFTSPITAQNMQDCSEGSSVEKIVLFGDYDVIPGLMFKDLVKEQASVENFELADVSGNDTLAVMCSSGTTGLPKGVMLTHINFLTLSQHMKYYVDTSTESNNIKIKNFLALIPWFHAYGFITTFSVLSFHLEIVFLTRFEDKLFLETIQNYKVNMMTLVPPLAVFLAKHPLVLKYNLKSVNEVWCGAAPLSAEIQNAVSQRLGINFIRQGYGLTEVTMACCVDLSTKRRLGSCGTPAPGMKIKVIDIETGKRKGVGEEGELWIKSPLRMKGYMGDPAASEALFDQEGYVRTGDIGYYDQEGAFYIVDRLKELIKYNGFQVAPAELEALLLQHPGVAEAGVVGAPHESAGELPTAFVVRQAGAAVTERELQDHVASKDALILGINDARRGIELNNITINRDIVTFTMRGTKTKTDKSFVNWDGIMNIFKNNPINIVLAANTMITAKSHEDLHDGSSASHQQHKSLYTDAQPGSRGPPVYIEHCSPETIKIDAHPKSFSKRSLPSALYHYYIIITLLLSTTVINCSQIEDWSQSTSDTASSQPGSISNIKETNIRAPRGLRTVSISNSPNMSNVHFPDGPGRTVTISNSPNMSNVNLQYNDQPGGSITITITNCPNMSNVRFIVNAGAGSEITATLTNCPDMRNVAFFFNTPGGITTATISNCPDMSNVKFNFNGEPGGTITVTISNRPNMSNGVYNYVNGIYS; translated from the exons ATGGCTGTGTCTATACACAATAATATAGTTTACGGGCCGGAGGAACGTCAAATTCCAGCCCACTTGTCGTACCCACAGTTTTTATTTGACCAGCTAAAGAAGGGTGAAGATAAAGTAGCAATA TTATGCGGAGAGACTGGGAACTCTGTGACATACAAGGATATCTTACAACAAAGTGTGAACCTAGCGGTTTCACTGCAGAAACTTGGTCTGAAGAAGGGAGAGGTGGTTGCCCTGTGCAGTGAGAACCGGTTTGAATTTCCAGTGGCTGCCCTCGCTACTATGTACTGTGGTGCTGTGCTGTGCACACTTAATGTCACTTATTCTCCAG gtgAAATAACTCACATTCTAAAAATTACGAAACCGAAGATAATATTTACTTCACCAATCACGGCTCAGAACATGCAAGACTGCAGTGAAGGATCCTCCGTGGAGAAAATAGTGCTCTTTGGAGATTATGATGTTATCCCGGGCCTTATGTTCAAAGACCTTGTCAAAGAGCAAGCTAGTGTGGAGAACTTTGAGTTGGCGGATGTCAGTGGTAATGACACACTGGCTGTTATGTGTTCATCTGGAACCACGGGATTGCCCAAAGGAGTCATGCTTACACATATAAATTTCCTGACCTTGTCACAGCATATGAA atattATGTGGATACATCAACAGAgtcaaacaatattaaaataaagaacTTCTTAGCTTTAATACCTTGGTTCCACGCCTATGGCTTCATTACAACTTTCAGTGTGTTGTCATTCCATCTTGAAATAGTGTTCCTGACCCGCTTTGAAGATAAGTTGTTTTTGGAAACTATACAAAATTATAAG GTAAACATGATGACGCTAGTGCCGCCACTGGCAGTGTTCCTGGCGAAGCACCCGCTGGTCCTCAAGTACAACTTGAAGTCTGTCAACGAAGTCtggtgcggcgcggcgccgctCTCAGCAGAAATACAAAATGCTGTGTCACAGAG GTTAGGCATAAACTTCATCCGGCAGGGCTACGGTCTGACGGAGGTGACGATGGCGTGCTGCGTCGACCTCTCCACCAAACGCCGGCTTGGCTCCTGCGGGACTCCGGCCCCGGGCATGAAGATTAAG GTCATAGACATCGAAACCGGCAAAAGGAAGGGTGTGGGCGAAGAAGGCGAGCTATGGATCAAGTCGCCCCTCCGCATGAAGGGCTACATGGGCGACCCGGCGGCCAGCGAGGCGCTGTTCGACCAGGAGGGCTACGTGCGCACGGGCGACATCGGCTACTACGACCAGGAGGGTGCCTTCTATATCGTCGATAGGCTTAAGGAGCTAATCAAGTACAACGGCTTTCAG GTGGCCCCAGCCGAGCTAGAAGCCCTGCTGCTGCAGCACCCGGGCGTAGCTGAAGCCGGCGTGGTGGGCGCACCTCATGAGAGCGCGGGCGAACTACCCACCGCTTTCGTGGTGCGCCAGGCCGGCGCCGCCGTCACCGAGCGGGAGTTGCAGGATCACGTGGCCAGCAAG GATGCGCTGATCTTGGGCATCAATGATGCACGTAGAGGAATTGAGTTGAATAATATCACTATCAACAGAGACATAGTGACATTCACAATGCGAGGCACCAAAACTAAGACTGACAAATCATTTGTGAATTGGGATggaattatgaatatttttaaaaacaacccaataaatattgttttggcAGCTAACACTATGATAACAGCCAAGTCTCATGAAGATCTACACGACGGCTCGTCAGCATCACACCAGCAACATAAATCACTTTACACAGATGCACAACCAGGCTCCCGTGGCCCTCCAGTTTACATTGAGCATTGTAGTCCTGAGACAATCAAAATTGATGCTCATCCAAAATCTTTTAGCAAACGTTCACTGCCATCTGCTctttatcattattatattattattacattattattatcaacCACCGTTATAAACTGCAGCCAGATTGAAGATTGGTCACAGTCAACCAGTGACACTGCATCCTCACAGCCAGGGTCAATTTCAAATATAAAGGAAACTAATATTCGTGCACCTCGTGGATTAAGAACAGTTTCAATATCCAATAGCCCTAATATGTCAAATGTTCATTTTCCTGATGGACCTGGTAGAACAGTTACAATATCCAATAGCCCTAATATGTCAAATGTTAATCTTCAATACAATGATCAACCTGGTGGATCAATAACAATTACAATAACCAATTGCCCGAATATGTCAAACGTTAGATTTATTGTCAATGCTGGAGCTGGTTCAGAAATAACAGCTACACTAACCAATTGTCCTGATATGAGAAACGttgcattttttttcaatacaccTGGTGGAATTACAACAGCTACAATAAGCAATTGCCCTGATATgtcaaatgtaaaatttaatttcaacgGTGAAC
- the LOC133533874 gene encoding luciferin 4-monooxygenase-like isoform X4, whose protein sequence is MAVSIHNNIVYGPEERQIPAHLSYPQFLFDQLKKGEDKVAILCGETGNSVTYKDILQQSVNLAVSLQKLGLKKGEVVALCSENRFEFPVAALATMYCGAVLCTLNVTYSPGEITHILKITKPKIIFTSPITAQNMQDCSEGSSVEKIVLFGDYDVIPGLMFKDLVKEQASVENFELADVSGNDTLAVMCSSGTTGLPKGVMLTHINFLTLSQHMKYYVDTSTESNNIKIKNFLALIPWFHAYGFITTFSVLSFHLEIVFLTRFEDKLFLETIQNYKVNMMTLVPPLAVFLAKHPLVLKYNLKSVNEVWCGAAPLSAEIQNAVSQRLGINFIRQGYGLTEVTMACCVDLSTKRRLGSCGTPAPGMKIKVIDIETGKRKGVGEEGELWIKSPLRMKGYMGDPAASEALFDQEGYVRTGDIGYYDQEGAFYIVDRLKELIKYNGFQVAPAELEALLLQHPGVAEAGVVGAPHESAGELPTAFVVRQAGAAVTERELQDHVASKVSPAKHLRGGVIFLDDIPKNASGKILRRELKVLLKTHKKSKL, encoded by the exons ATGGCTGTGTCTATACACAATAATATAGTTTACGGGCCGGAGGAACGTCAAATTCCAGCCCACTTGTCGTACCCACAGTTTTTATTTGACCAGCTAAAGAAGGGTGAAGATAAAGTAGCAATA TTATGCGGAGAGACTGGGAACTCTGTGACATACAAGGATATCTTACAACAAAGTGTGAACCTAGCGGTTTCACTGCAGAAACTTGGTCTGAAGAAGGGAGAGGTGGTTGCCCTGTGCAGTGAGAACCGGTTTGAATTTCCAGTGGCTGCCCTCGCTACTATGTACTGTGGTGCTGTGCTGTGCACACTTAATGTCACTTATTCTCCAG gtgAAATAACTCACATTCTAAAAATTACGAAACCGAAGATAATATTTACTTCACCAATCACGGCTCAGAACATGCAAGACTGCAGTGAAGGATCCTCCGTGGAGAAAATAGTGCTCTTTGGAGATTATGATGTTATCCCGGGCCTTATGTTCAAAGACCTTGTCAAAGAGCAAGCTAGTGTGGAGAACTTTGAGTTGGCGGATGTCAGTGGTAATGACACACTGGCTGTTATGTGTTCATCTGGAACCACGGGATTGCCCAAAGGAGTCATGCTTACACATATAAATTTCCTGACCTTGTCACAGCATATGAA atattATGTGGATACATCAACAGAgtcaaacaatattaaaataaagaacTTCTTAGCTTTAATACCTTGGTTCCACGCCTATGGCTTCATTACAACTTTCAGTGTGTTGTCATTCCATCTTGAAATAGTGTTCCTGACCCGCTTTGAAGATAAGTTGTTTTTGGAAACTATACAAAATTATAAG GTAAACATGATGACGCTAGTGCCGCCACTGGCAGTGTTCCTGGCGAAGCACCCGCTGGTCCTCAAGTACAACTTGAAGTCTGTCAACGAAGTCtggtgcggcgcggcgccgctCTCAGCAGAAATACAAAATGCTGTGTCACAGAG GTTAGGCATAAACTTCATCCGGCAGGGCTACGGTCTGACGGAGGTGACGATGGCGTGCTGCGTCGACCTCTCCACCAAACGCCGGCTTGGCTCCTGCGGGACTCCGGCCCCGGGCATGAAGATTAAG GTCATAGACATCGAAACCGGCAAAAGGAAGGGTGTGGGCGAAGAAGGCGAGCTATGGATCAAGTCGCCCCTCCGCATGAAGGGCTACATGGGCGACCCGGCGGCCAGCGAGGCGCTGTTCGACCAGGAGGGCTACGTGCGCACGGGCGACATCGGCTACTACGACCAGGAGGGTGCCTTCTATATCGTCGATAGGCTTAAGGAGCTAATCAAGTACAACGGCTTTCAG GTGGCCCCAGCCGAGCTAGAAGCCCTGCTGCTGCAGCACCCGGGCGTAGCTGAAGCCGGCGTGGTGGGCGCACCTCATGAGAGCGCGGGCGAACTACCCACCGCTTTCGTGGTGCGCCAGGCCGGCGCCGCCGTCACCGAGCGGGAGTTGCAGGATCACGTGGCCAGCAAG
- the LOC133533874 gene encoding luciferin 4-monooxygenase-like isoform X3, protein MYCGAVLCTLNVTYSPGEITHILKITKPKIIFTSPITAQNMQDCSEGSSVEKIVLFGDYDVIPGLMFKDLVKEQASVENFELADVSGNDTLAVMCSSGTTGLPKGVMLTHINFLTLSQHMKYYVDTSTESNNIKIKNFLALIPWFHAYGFITTFSVLSFHLEIVFLTRFEDKLFLETIQNYKVNMMTLVPPLAVFLAKHPLVLKYNLKSVNEVWCGAAPLSAEIQNAVSQRLGINFIRQGYGLTEVTMACCVDLSTKRRLGSCGTPAPGMKIKVIDIETGKRKGVGEEGELWIKSPLRMKGYMGDPAASEALFDQEGYVRTGDIGYYDQEGAFYIVDRLKELIKYNGFQVAPAELEALLLQHPGVAEAGVVGAPHESAGELPTAFVVRQAGAAVTERELQDHVASKDALILGINDARRGIELNNITINRDIVTFTMRGTKTKTDKSFVNWDGIMNIFKNNPINIVLAANTMITAKSHEDLHDGSSASHQQHKSLYTDAQPGSRGPPVYIEHCSPETIKIDAHPKSFSKRSLPSALYHYYIIITLLLSTTVINCSQIEDWSQSTSDTASSQPGSISNIKETNIRAPRGLRTVSISNSPNMSNVHFPDGPGRTVTISNSPNMSNVNLQYNDQPGGSITITITNCPNMSNVRFIVNAGAGSEITATLTNCPDMRNVAFFFNTPGGITTATISNCPDMSNVKFNFNGEPGGTITVTISNRPNMSNGVYNYVNGIYS, encoded by the exons ATGTACTGTGGTGCTGTGCTGTGCACACTTAATGTCACTTATTCTCCAG gtgAAATAACTCACATTCTAAAAATTACGAAACCGAAGATAATATTTACTTCACCAATCACGGCTCAGAACATGCAAGACTGCAGTGAAGGATCCTCCGTGGAGAAAATAGTGCTCTTTGGAGATTATGATGTTATCCCGGGCCTTATGTTCAAAGACCTTGTCAAAGAGCAAGCTAGTGTGGAGAACTTTGAGTTGGCGGATGTCAGTGGTAATGACACACTGGCTGTTATGTGTTCATCTGGAACCACGGGATTGCCCAAAGGAGTCATGCTTACACATATAAATTTCCTGACCTTGTCACAGCATATGAA atattATGTGGATACATCAACAGAgtcaaacaatattaaaataaagaacTTCTTAGCTTTAATACCTTGGTTCCACGCCTATGGCTTCATTACAACTTTCAGTGTGTTGTCATTCCATCTTGAAATAGTGTTCCTGACCCGCTTTGAAGATAAGTTGTTTTTGGAAACTATACAAAATTATAAG GTAAACATGATGACGCTAGTGCCGCCACTGGCAGTGTTCCTGGCGAAGCACCCGCTGGTCCTCAAGTACAACTTGAAGTCTGTCAACGAAGTCtggtgcggcgcggcgccgctCTCAGCAGAAATACAAAATGCTGTGTCACAGAG GTTAGGCATAAACTTCATCCGGCAGGGCTACGGTCTGACGGAGGTGACGATGGCGTGCTGCGTCGACCTCTCCACCAAACGCCGGCTTGGCTCCTGCGGGACTCCGGCCCCGGGCATGAAGATTAAG GTCATAGACATCGAAACCGGCAAAAGGAAGGGTGTGGGCGAAGAAGGCGAGCTATGGATCAAGTCGCCCCTCCGCATGAAGGGCTACATGGGCGACCCGGCGGCCAGCGAGGCGCTGTTCGACCAGGAGGGCTACGTGCGCACGGGCGACATCGGCTACTACGACCAGGAGGGTGCCTTCTATATCGTCGATAGGCTTAAGGAGCTAATCAAGTACAACGGCTTTCAG GTGGCCCCAGCCGAGCTAGAAGCCCTGCTGCTGCAGCACCCGGGCGTAGCTGAAGCCGGCGTGGTGGGCGCACCTCATGAGAGCGCGGGCGAACTACCCACCGCTTTCGTGGTGCGCCAGGCCGGCGCCGCCGTCACCGAGCGGGAGTTGCAGGATCACGTGGCCAGCAAG GATGCGCTGATCTTGGGCATCAATGATGCACGTAGAGGAATTGAGTTGAATAATATCACTATCAACAGAGACATAGTGACATTCACAATGCGAGGCACCAAAACTAAGACTGACAAATCATTTGTGAATTGGGATggaattatgaatatttttaaaaacaacccaataaatattgttttggcAGCTAACACTATGATAACAGCCAAGTCTCATGAAGATCTACACGACGGCTCGTCAGCATCACACCAGCAACATAAATCACTTTACACAGATGCACAACCAGGCTCCCGTGGCCCTCCAGTTTACATTGAGCATTGTAGTCCTGAGACAATCAAAATTGATGCTCATCCAAAATCTTTTAGCAAACGTTCACTGCCATCTGCTctttatcattattatattattattacattattattatcaacCACCGTTATAAACTGCAGCCAGATTGAAGATTGGTCACAGTCAACCAGTGACACTGCATCCTCACAGCCAGGGTCAATTTCAAATATAAAGGAAACTAATATTCGTGCACCTCGTGGATTAAGAACAGTTTCAATATCCAATAGCCCTAATATGTCAAATGTTCATTTTCCTGATGGACCTGGTAGAACAGTTACAATATCCAATAGCCCTAATATGTCAAATGTTAATCTTCAATACAATGATCAACCTGGTGGATCAATAACAATTACAATAACCAATTGCCCGAATATGTCAAACGTTAGATTTATTGTCAATGCTGGAGCTGGTTCAGAAATAACAGCTACACTAACCAATTGTCCTGATATGAGAAACGttgcattttttttcaatacaccTGGTGGAATTACAACAGCTACAATAAGCAATTGCCCTGATATgtcaaatgtaaaatttaatttcaacgGTGAAC